CTCGGCGTCCGGGGCCGAGCCGAGCGTTCGCGCCCCCTGCTCGATGGGCAGCAGCGCGACGAGGCTCAGCCAGCCGTCCTCGGCAGCCAGCGCCGCTTCACGCTGGGCGTGCCAGGCGTCGATCGTGGCGACGTAGTCCGCGTCCTGCGCGCCCGATCCACAGGCGCCGAGGATCAGCGCGAGGGTGACGATGACGACGGCCTTCTTCATGCTCTGCCTCCTGTGCTCGCGAACCAGTCCAGCACGCGCAGCGCGCGCAGGGTGATCCAGCGGCTGGCGTGCCCTTTGCCGGCTTCCATCGCCAGGTCCACGGGGTCGGCGTGGACCGTCCCCAGCGGCCAGCGCTCGTTCTGATGCCGCCGCGTGCGCACCACCTCGACGGCCTCGCCGAGTCGCTTGTCCGGGGCGCCGCCCGCGCGGCGGAAGTAGTCCAGGCCGCGCAGCACGTCGTAGTGCCAGGTCGTGGGAAAGGCGAAGCGCGTCCACTGCTGGTCGATGACCCTGCCGGTGGAGAGGCGGCGCATCAGATCACGCCGCAGCAGGTACTCCTCCCCGAGCCGCCGCGCTTTCGTGAGCGCGGGCGTCGCGCCCCGGGCGTGTTCGTAGGCCAGCAGGCCCTCGAGGACGCAGAGCGTCGTGTGGAAGGACGAGCGCACCGAGCCGCGCTCCGCCTCGCAGTTCCAGCCGCCGTCGTCGAGCTGTTCGGAGAGCAGGCGCTTCATCAACCGTTCGCTGGGCACGCCGAAGTAGGCGCCCAGGGCCAGCGTGTGGCCGTTGATGCACGGCTCCACCTCGCCCTCGAAAAAGGGCGAGTCGCCGAACTCGGGACCCCAGGTGAACCGCTCGCCGAGGCGCTTCGCCGCCGCGCGGGCGGGCGAGGAATCCGGGTCGAGGCCGAACTCGCGGAGCAGGAGCATCGTGAAGAGCGTCGGCTCCCAGCGGCGGGGGCTGCCCGGGTCGCCCCAGCTTCCATCGGGATTCTGGCGGGCGAGCAGCGTGGCGCCCCAGCCCTCGCTGGCGACCCGCGCGCGCTCGGCGGCGACGGCGCGTGCGGGTTCGTCCGCGAGGTCGCGCATGACCTGCCAGCGGATCGCCGGGTCGCCGTCCAGCAGCCAGCGCAGGACGGCGGGACGGATCGCGACCCTACTCACGCGCAGTCTTCGGGAGCGAGTAGCTGAACGCGTAGGCGTGCTTGCCGTCCGCGATGATGATCTCGAACGCGCCCGTGATGCCGGCCAGCTCGCCGGTGCCGGAGTCGGGCACCACGACCACGGAGAGGCTGGGCTCGCCGCGCGCCATGAGTCCCGTGTGCATCAGCACGAAGCTGCCGTGCCTGCCGTGAAGCGTGCCGGTGACCTGCTCGATGGCGACGTAACCGGCCGACCCCTTGGTGGCGGTGCCGGCGCTCAGCATCTGGCCGCGGGTCGTGGCGTCGAGATCCCCCGTGATCCGCTTGTCGATGCTCAGGCGGCCGAGGGGCGCTTCGGCGTCCACGCCCTCGAACTCGAGGGGCGCGAGCGCGACCGTGAACTCGCCCTTGGCGATCTGCGTCATTCGAACCTCCCTGGGAGAGGGCGCACACTATCGCGGCGCGGTGCCTGGATCAAGGGCTCTCAGAGCTTCGTCGCGCGCGCCCGCCGCACGCGCTTGACCACCAGCCAGTTGTGCTTGCCGAGCTGGCGAACCCGCCGGAAGCCCTGGCCCTCGAACATCGCCAGCCTGCTGTTGTGGAGAAACGAGCCCGACACCGTGCGGCCTTCGACGTCCTCGGGGAAGCTCTCGACCAGCCCACCACCGAGGCGCGCGATCTCCTTCAGGGCTCCGGTCAGGGCCGCAGACGCCACGCCCTTTCCACGGTAGGCCTTGTCCACGAAGAAGCAGGTGATTCGCCAGTCGGGGGGATCTCCGGGCTCGGCGTCGTAGGCACGGCGGCGCTTGATCCGTGGCAGCTCTTCGGGCGAACCGAACTGGCACCAGCCGACGCACCGATCACCGTCGTAGACGAGAGCGGCATGGGCCGTGCCGGCGCGCACGTGGGCCTCCTTGGCCGCGCGCCGGTGCGGACCGCGCGCCTTCCCGTCCGCGTGGAACTCGAGGCACCAGCAGCCACCCCAGACGCCGTCGTGTCTCTCCACGAGAGCGGCGAAGTCGCTCCATGTCGCGGGGGCGAGGGGCTTCACCGTGTACTTGGGCATGCGGGCCTCCAGGGTCATCCGCCGCGCAGGTTGACGGCGAACAGCACGCCCTCGCCGCCCGTGAACGCCACCCCGCAGAACTCGGGTCCGCGCGCGATCTCCGCAAAGCCGAAGCCGGCGTGAAGGGCGATGCTCGCGCGGTTGCGCGCGTTGGCGAAGTAGTAAGCCCAGTCGCTCTGGCGCGCGATCCAGGCGAGACGCTGGGCGGTCAGGCGGGCGCCGATGCCCCGGCGGCGGACGCGCGGGTCGACGATCACCCCGGACAGATACCAGCCGTGAGGCGACTCGCCACCGCTCTCGCCCGCGTGGAAGTGCGCCTTGCCGTAGGCCACGAGCGCGTCGTCGAGCGTCGCGACCAGCACGAGCGCCGCGCCGCGCTCGGGGTCGGCTTCCAGCGCGCGGCGGAACGCCTCGACGTGACGCCCCGCCGGGCCGCCGTCGCGTTCGGCCGCGAGGCGGCCGAGGCCGGCGAGGTCCTCGAGATGCGCGGGTCGCAGCGCCAGCTGGCCCGGCGCGTCCTCCCGCGGCTCGCCCTGAGGCCGCTCGCGATACTCGGCGAAGAGGCTGCTTCCACCCATCGCCTAGCGCCCGGTCATCCGTTCGAGCGGCTCCGGATAGCGGTCGCCGTGTACGGCCGCCATGAAGGCGCGCAGCGCCGTTTCGTCGAGCCTGCCGTCCCGGCGGACGCCCGAACAGACGTCGACGCCGAACGGCCCAACCTCCTCGATCGCCGGCGCCACGTTCTCGGGGCGCAGGCCGCCGGCGAGGTAGACCGGGCGCGGCAGCTCGCGGACGATGCGCCGGCTCACGCGCCAGTCGTGCGTGCGCCCCGTGCCGCCGAGCTCGGGCGTGGCGGCGGAGGGCCGTCCGGAGTCCAGCAGGATCGCGTCCACGTGCTCGGCCACGCGTTCGGCCTGGGCCAGCGCCGCCTCGCCTTCGACGTGGATGACCTGCACGATCCCCACCGTCGGCGTCTCCTGCCGCAGCGCCGTGTAGACGTCGAGGCCCACCGGGGCGACGAGCTGGACCACCGTCGTGCCGCAGTCGCGGACGTGCTCGACCACCAACGCGGGCTCACTGCGGCTGGTCAGCAGGAAGGTGTCGATCTCGGCGGGCACCGAGGCGGCGATCTCACGGATCAGGCCGTCGGGGATCGGCCCCGGACCGCTGGGCATGGCGGCGACCAGACCGACCGCGTCCGCCCCGAGGCCGACGGCGAGCGCCGCCTCCGCGGGCGTCGCGATGCAGCAGATCTTCACGCGGGTGCGCATGCGGTTTCGCCTCAAGCCGCGGCCGGCGCGTCCGCCGGGCGATAGTGGTGGTCCACGAAGCGGTTCCAGCCCTTCTTCGTCTTCGACTCCACGGCCCAGTGAAAGCCGCCGTCGTCGGCGGGCCAGTAGACCATCCGGGCGAGACCGGCGGGCATCTGCGCCTCGAAGCCCACGGCCTCGGGGTGGACGTCGGTGACGTCCGCGAGCCGCCCTTCCGAGCGCTTGCCGTCCGACGTGAACGACCAGAAGGCGAGGGCGCCGTCGTCGCCGGCGCCGATCACGGCGTGCTCCTCGTAGGACTTGCCCTCGGCGCCGGGGCCGAACTGCCAGTGGACGTCCAGCAGCAGATACTTGCCGCCAAGGGCCAGCGTCAGCCTGCGCGTGCAGCGCAGCGGGCCCATCGGCGAGTCGCTCTCGGCGATCCAGGAGCCGATCAGGGGGGCGAGGGGCCCGAGCTTGCCGCGCCCCTTCTTCCAGAGTGCGCTCACTTGCGATCCTCCCAGATCACGGTGATGGACTTCTTCAGATCCGGCAGCGGCAGCGCGGCGGCCTCCGCTTCCGTCTCAGCGCGTTTCGCCTTGGTCAGCGTGCGCCAGGGGCGGATCGACACCCTCTCCTGCGACCGCCGCCAGGTGCCGACCAGCTCGCCATCCACCAGCAGCCCGCCGGGCCACACCGTCGCCGGCGGCCAGAGCTCACGCCCCCGCGCCGCGTCGGCGACGAGCAGCTCGCGATCGCCGGCCAGCAGGTAGGCGTCGCCGCTGGGCAGGAAGCGCGTGCCCGTGGCGAGCGTCCGGGCGGCGCGAAACGCGGGTTCGTCCGCGCGGAGTATCCATGCCTCGCCCTGCGGGGTCCGCACTGGCGCGAGGGACCGTCGCAACGCCTTGAACACGGCCTCTCCTCGGGACCGAATTCCCGCCCAGCGGCCAAAGGCCTCGGGGGTCGTCGGCCCCAGGATGTGCAGGTGCCGCTTCGCCAGCTCGCGACACGCCCGGTCCGGATCGACATGGGGAGCCGGCACGATCCAGAGCTCTGGCGCGCGGGCGCCATCCCAGCGGATGAGCACGCGGCCCGTCAGCGCGCTGTAGCGCAGCAGATTGGAATCGACCCCCAGAGCCTCGCCGATCTCGCGGTCGCGCAGCCTGCCGCCGCCGAGGAGCGCCTCGAGTCGCGCGAAGATCGTCTCCGCGCGCTCCCTGGCGGCGCCGCTCTCGGGCAATCGCGCCACGGTGAACAGCCCGCGATCTTCTGTCGCCACGGCGTAGACGCTGAATCGCGGTCCCCAGACCTGGACCAGGGCGGGATCTTCCCACGAGGACGAGCTCGCGCCGCGAATCCGCGCATGGATGGAGAGCAGCGCCGCCCGCGGCACGCTGTCCTGAAGCCCGCACCAGGCGATCCGGCGCAGCGAGCGCTTTCCGCAGGGAAGCCGCTCGGCCAGCGCACCCACCTGCTGGCGGTAGGCGAGAATCGAGCGGCGGTCGAGTTCGAGCGGGGCCTTCACCGCCGCGACCTCCGGGCGACGCGCCATTCGGCGCCGTTGGGGACAGGCCGTCGAGTCTAGCATTGCCTGGGGCGGGTGTCACGGCGGGCGAAGGGTCTCAGCCCATGTCGCCCAGCACGCCGAGGGTGCGCTCGAGTTGCCGCAGGTGTACCTGCTCGTGGTTCGCCAGCATCTCGCCGTAGCTGTGTACGCTGAGCGTCTTCGGTCGGCTGAAGCCGGTGACGGTGGCGCTGCGCGCCCAGTCCGCCTCGTCCAGCGAGCGGAGTAGCGCCACCAGGTTCACCCGCTGCCTCGTGAAGGCGACGAACGACGCCGCGAAGTCCTGCGCGGCGAAGTCGGTACGCTTCACCCAGGTCCTCGGACTCATCGCCCGGTAACGGGGCGCGTCCTCGTCGAGTATGCGCTGGATGTACCCGCCCCACACGTCGCAACAGGCGCGCAGGTGCGCGAGGATCTGCAGGGGGGACCAGGCGTCGGCGGCGGGCGACGCCGCGAGGCGCGCGGCGGGCAGACCGTTCGTGAGTTGCGCCAGCTGGTCGGGCGCCGCACTCAGAAGCGCGAGAATCTGCTCGTGAGTGAGCGGCGCATGCGGCACGGCGAATCCTCCAGCGCGGTGACGACGATCAGCCCAGCATCCGCCAGACCAAGGCCACCGCGGCGCAGACGACCACGCCGATGCCCAGGGGGATGAGGGCGGACAGCGCGGTCCACCTGGCGCTGCCGGTCTCCTTGTAGATCGTGTAGAGCGTGGTGCTGCAGGGGTTGTGCAGCAGGCTGAAGAGCATGAGGTTCACGGCGGTCAGCGTCGTCCAGCCGCCGGCCGTGAGCAGCGCATGGACGGCGCTCTCGGAATCGAGCTCGAACATCACGCCGGCGCCGCCGCCCACGCCGTGCGCGCCGGTGACCATGGCGGTGAGCATGAGGACGGTGGGGATGACGATCTCGTTCGCCGGGATCGCGATGATGTAGGCCAGCAGGATCACACCGTTCAGCCCCAGGAAGACGCCCGCAGGGTTGGTGAAGCGGATGAACTGCCCGGCCAGGCTGTCGCCGCCCACGTGGACGTTCGCGACCAGCCAGATCACCGCGCCCGCCGGCAGCGCGAAGACCACCGCGCGCCAGAGCACGAAGAGGGTGCGGTCGATGAGGGAGGTGTAGAGCGTCCGCCAGAAGCGCGGCGGACGGTAGGGCGGCAGCTCGAGGCTGAAGGTGCTGACCTCGCCCTTGAGTGCCGTGCGCGAGAGCGCCCAGTTGACGTTGAAGGTCATCACCACGCCGAGCAGCGCGACGCCGGTCACCGCCGCCGCCGAGACCACGCCCGCCAGCGCCGCGGGCACCAGCGAGCCGAGGAAGACGGTCGCGATGAGGAATTGCGTCGGCCAGCGTCCGTTGCAGAGCGCGAAGTTGTTGGTGAGGATCGCCAGCAGGCGCTCGCGCGGGCTGTCGATGATCCGCGTCGCCACCACGCCGGCGGCGTTGCAGCCGAAGCCCATCATCGTGGTCATGGCCTGCTTGCCGTGGCCGCCCGAGGTCTTGAAGAGGCGGTCCAGGTTGAACGCCACGCGCGGCAGGTAGCCGAAGTCCTCGAGCAGGGTGAACAGGGGAAAGAAGATCGCCATGGGAGGCAGCATCACGCTGATCACCCAGGCCGTCGCCAGGTAGATGCCGTCCGCCACGAAGCCCGTGAGCCACCAGGGCGCGCCCATGGAGACGAAGAGCCCGCGCAGCCAGGGATGGCCGTGGTCGATCAGGAGCGACGACAGCCAGCCCGACGGCACGTTCGCGCCCGTGATCGTGATCCAGAGCATGACCGCGAAGAGCAGGATCATGATCGGGAAGCCCCAGAGCTTGCTGGTGAGGATGTGGTCCAGCGTGCGGTCCAGGGTCGGGCGCGCGGCGTGATCCGGGGTCGAGACGGCGCGGCCGGCGATGTGCGCCGCCTGCGCGTAGATGGCCTCCACCACGTGCTCGTGCAGATCGCCGGAGATGTCCCGCCGCCACCGCTGCGCCGCGGCGATGATGGACTCGGCCTGTCCCGTGGGCTCGATCGGTTGCTGGCTCATCGCGTCGCCACTTCCGGCGCGGGACCGCTGTTCGCGGCGTGGAGGGTGGCGAGCTGGCCATTGCGAACGGCCTCCATCATGGAGTCGTCGCCGCCGAGCAGACGCAGCGCCACCCAGCGCGGGTTGGGCAGGTCGGGGTAGCTGTCCCGGAGCTTGCCCACCAGGTCGTCCAGCGCGGCCTTGATCGCGGGGGGCTCGGTGTTCAGCCGCTGGGGACGGCAGACGAAGGTGCCGGTGGCCACGTCGCTGATGGCCTGCAGCAGCTCGGGCAACCCGCGGCCATAGCGGGCCGACGTGGGGATGACGGGCACGCCGAGATCGCGGGCGAGCTGGCGTTCGTCCACGACGATGCCGTGGCGGCGGGCCTCGTCCATGAGGTTGAGGCAGACCACGGCGCGGTCGGTGATCTCGAGGATCTGCAGGACGAGGTTGAGATTGCGTTCGAGGCGGG
Above is a window of Candidatus Latescibacterota bacterium DNA encoding:
- a CDS encoding GNAT family N-acetyltransferase; this translates as MGGSSLFAEYRERPQGEPREDAPGQLALRPAHLEDLAGLGRLAAERDGGPAGRHVEAFRRALEADPERGAALVLVATLDDALVAYGKAHFHAGESGGESPHGWYLSGVIVDPRVRRRGIGARLTAQRLAWIARQSDWAYYFANARNRASIALHAGFGFAEIARGPEFCGVAFTGGEGVLFAVNLRGG
- a CDS encoding winged helix DNA-binding domain-containing protein encodes the protein MARRPEVAAVKAPLELDRRSILAYRQQVGALAERLPCGKRSLRRIAWCGLQDSVPRAALLSIHARIRGASSSSWEDPALVQVWGPRFSVYAVATEDRGLFTVARLPESGAARERAETIFARLEALLGGGRLRDREIGEALGVDSNLLRYSALTGRVLIRWDGARAPELWIVPAPHVDPDRACRELAKRHLHILGPTTPEAFGRWAGIRSRGEAVFKALRRSLAPVRTPQGEAWILRADEPAFRAARTLATGTRFLPSGDAYLLAGDRELLVADAARGRELWPPATVWPGGLLVDGELVGTWRRSQERVSIRPWRTLTKAKRAETEAEAAALPLPDLKKSITVIWEDRK
- a CDS encoding GNAT family N-acetyltransferase, which translates into the protein MPKYTVKPLAPATWSDFAALVERHDGVWGGCWCLEFHADGKARGPHRRAAKEAHVRAGTAHAALVYDGDRCVGWCQFGSPEELPRIKRRRAYDAEPGDPPDWRITCFFVDKAYRGKGVASAALTGALKEIARLGGGLVESFPEDVEGRTVSGSFLHNSRLAMFEGQGFRRVRQLGKHNWLVVKRVRRARATKL
- a CDS encoding DUF3224 domain-containing protein: MTQIAKGEFTVALAPLEFEGVDAEAPLGRLSIDKRITGDLDATTRGQMLSAGTATKGSAGYVAIEQVTGTLHGRHGSFVLMHTGLMARGEPSLSVVVVPDSGTGELAGITGAFEIIIADGKHAYAFSYSLPKTARE
- a CDS encoding ferrous iron transporter B, with translation MSQQPIEPTGQAESIIAAAQRWRRDISGDLHEHVVEAIYAQAAHIAGRAVSTPDHAARPTLDRTLDHILTSKLWGFPIMILLFAVMLWITITGANVPSGWLSSLLIDHGHPWLRGLFVSMGAPWWLTGFVADGIYLATAWVISVMLPPMAIFFPLFTLLEDFGYLPRVAFNLDRLFKTSGGHGKQAMTTMMGFGCNAAGVVATRIIDSPRERLLAILTNNFALCNGRWPTQFLIATVFLGSLVPAALAGVVSAAAVTGVALLGVVMTFNVNWALSRTALKGEVSTFSLELPPYRPPRFWRTLYTSLIDRTLFVLWRAVVFALPAGAVIWLVANVHVGGDSLAGQFIRFTNPAGVFLGLNGVILLAYIIAIPANEIVIPTVLMLTAMVTGAHGVGGGAGVMFELDSESAVHALLTAGGWTTLTAVNLMLFSLLHNPCSTTLYTIYKETGSARWTALSALIPLGIGVVVCAAVALVWRMLG
- a CDS encoding phosphoribosylanthranilate isomerase, with the translated sequence MRTRVKICCIATPAEAALAVGLGADAVGLVAAMPSGPGPIPDGLIREIAASVPAEIDTFLLTSRSEPALVVEHVRDCGTTVVQLVAPVGLDVYTALRQETPTVGIVQVIHVEGEAALAQAERVAEHVDAILLDSGRPSAATPELGGTGRTHDWRVSRRIVRELPRPVYLAGGLRPENVAPAIEEVGPFGVDVCSGVRRDGRLDETALRAFMAAVHGDRYPEPLERMTGR
- a CDS encoding DinB family protein — translated: MPHAPLTHEQILALLSAAPDQLAQLTNGLPAARLAASPAADAWSPLQILAHLRACCDVWGGYIQRILDEDAPRYRAMSPRTWVKRTDFAAQDFAASFVAFTRQRVNLVALLRSLDEADWARSATVTGFSRPKTLSVHSYGEMLANHEQVHLRQLERTLGVLGDMG
- a CDS encoding 50S ribosome-binding GTPase encodes the protein MNEACENCSVHRAANLKKLGVSMEQWDYVVALAGNPNTGKSTVFNSLTGLRQHTGNWPGKTVARAEGGYAHGDKRFKLVDLPGTYSLLSTSLDEQIARDFILFGQPEVTVVVADATRLERNLNLVLQILEITDRAVVCLNLMDEARRHGIVVDERQLARDLGVPVIPTSARYGRGLPELLQAISDVATGTFVCRPQRLNTEPPAIKAALDDLVGKLRDSYPDLPNPRWVALRLLGGDDSMMEAVRNGQLATLHAANSGPAPEVATR